A region of Myxococcus stipitatus DSM 14675 DNA encodes the following proteins:
- the mutS gene encoding DNA mismatch repair protein MutS, whose product MAVTQQTKAAKAAEVELPADPTPDVGSEGEKASDGAGAREIASLTPMMRQYLEVKASHPDTVLFFRLGDFYEMFFEDAVKASEILQITLTARAKGADKIPMCGIPYHSSRRYIARLIAEGLKVAICEQVEEAGSGPGIVRREVTRVITPGMVLDEEVLEPRDSNFLAAVCWSERGWGGALLEASTGEFLAMEASSAAELAESLSRVEPREILVAAGQRNAPEVTQICARLSRTPSIAESEAASFDPTRAAVFLRAHFAVQSLSAFGLDDSPMATGAAGAALRYLKDTQKTPAAHIDRLSRQERSGSLLMDESSRANLEVLRSQRDGGRKGSLLGVLDRTVTSMGARKLARWLASPLGSLPEIHARLDAVEELSARSVWREELSGILKEVADLERLTGRLSLGAGNARDLRALGVSLSQLPRLGAALARCQTSLLKSLAGPLTALPELAELLARAVVDEPPVTLKEGGLIRQGYHAELDHLVELSTSGKDVLLKIEQRERERTGIGSLKIRYNKVFGYYLEVTKSNLHLVPADYIRKQTTVGAERFVTQELKEHEEQVLTAEERRCALEIQLFEELRAKVAAAASRIRSAAEAVAASDALLSFARCASEYGYTRPEVDDSEVLSITSGRHPVVERMLGAGESFVPNDVRMDPQDGQLLVITGPNMAGKSTVMRQVALTALMAQAGSFVPAKSARIGLCDRIFTRVGAADNLARGQSTFMVEMTETSHILHHATRKSLIILDEIGRGTSTFDGLSIAWAVAEHLHDHVSARTLFATHYHELVDLARERSRVKNLCIAVKEQGGKVIFLRKLIPGGASRSYGIEVAKLAGLPSEVVGRARELLQNLESGELDDAGRPRVAVRQTPKKTSAPAPGQLGLFGTDPVPAAPALPASHVKALETLKSAAINNLTPLDALNLLARLQRELDGSIG is encoded by the coding sequence ATGGCCGTGACGCAGCAGACGAAGGCAGCCAAGGCAGCAGAGGTGGAGCTTCCCGCGGACCCGACGCCCGACGTCGGCTCGGAAGGGGAGAAGGCGAGCGATGGGGCAGGCGCGAGGGAGATTGCCTCGCTGACACCCATGATGCGCCAGTACCTCGAGGTGAAGGCGTCGCACCCGGACACGGTGCTCTTCTTCCGGCTCGGGGACTTCTACGAGATGTTCTTCGAGGACGCCGTGAAGGCCTCGGAGATCCTCCAGATCACCCTGACCGCCCGCGCCAAGGGCGCCGACAAGATCCCCATGTGCGGGATTCCCTACCACTCGTCGCGTCGCTACATCGCGCGGCTCATCGCGGAGGGCCTCAAGGTCGCCATCTGCGAGCAGGTGGAGGAGGCCGGCAGTGGCCCCGGCATCGTCCGGCGCGAGGTGACGCGGGTCATCACCCCGGGCATGGTGCTGGACGAAGAGGTGCTCGAGCCTCGCGACAGCAATTTCCTGGCCGCCGTGTGCTGGAGCGAGCGCGGCTGGGGTGGGGCGCTGCTGGAGGCGTCCACGGGTGAGTTCCTCGCGATGGAGGCCTCGAGCGCGGCGGAGCTGGCCGAGTCCCTCTCACGCGTGGAGCCGCGTGAGATCCTCGTCGCCGCGGGACAGCGCAATGCGCCGGAGGTCACGCAGATCTGCGCTCGGCTGTCTCGCACGCCGTCCATCGCGGAGAGCGAAGCGGCCTCGTTCGACCCCACACGCGCGGCGGTCTTCCTGCGCGCGCACTTCGCCGTGCAGTCGCTGTCCGCCTTCGGCCTGGATGACTCGCCCATGGCCACGGGGGCGGCCGGCGCGGCGCTGCGCTACCTGAAGGACACGCAGAAGACACCCGCCGCGCACATCGACCGGCTCAGCCGGCAGGAGCGCTCGGGCAGCCTGCTGATGGATGAGTCCTCCCGCGCCAACCTGGAGGTGCTGCGCTCCCAGCGGGATGGGGGGCGCAAGGGCTCGCTCCTGGGCGTGCTGGACCGGACGGTGACGAGCATGGGGGCGCGCAAGCTCGCGCGCTGGCTCGCCTCGCCCCTGGGCTCGCTGCCGGAGATCCACGCGCGGCTGGACGCGGTGGAGGAGCTGTCCGCGCGCAGCGTGTGGCGCGAGGAGCTGAGCGGCATCCTCAAGGAAGTGGCGGACCTGGAGCGGTTGACGGGCCGGCTGTCGCTCGGGGCGGGCAACGCGAGGGATTTGCGAGCGCTCGGAGTCTCCCTGTCGCAGCTGCCTCGCCTGGGGGCCGCGCTGGCCCGGTGCCAGACGTCCCTGCTCAAGTCGCTCGCGGGCCCACTGACGGCGCTTCCGGAGCTGGCGGAGCTGCTGGCGCGCGCCGTGGTGGACGAGCCCCCCGTGACGCTGAAGGAGGGTGGCCTCATCCGCCAGGGCTACCACGCGGAGCTGGACCACCTGGTGGAGCTGTCCACGTCCGGCAAGGACGTGCTGCTGAAGATCGAGCAGCGCGAGCGTGAGCGCACCGGCATCGGCTCGCTGAAGATCCGCTACAACAAGGTCTTCGGCTACTACCTCGAGGTGACGAAGTCGAACCTCCACCTGGTTCCGGCGGACTACATCCGCAAGCAGACCACGGTGGGCGCGGAGCGCTTCGTCACGCAAGAGCTGAAGGAGCACGAGGAGCAGGTCCTCACCGCGGAGGAGCGGCGGTGTGCCCTGGAGATCCAGCTCTTCGAGGAGCTTCGGGCGAAGGTGGCGGCGGCGGCGTCACGCATCCGCTCGGCGGCGGAGGCGGTGGCGGCGTCGGACGCGCTCTTGTCCTTCGCGCGATGTGCTTCCGAGTATGGCTACACGCGGCCGGAGGTGGACGACTCGGAGGTGCTGAGCATCACCTCCGGACGGCACCCCGTGGTGGAGCGGATGCTGGGCGCGGGCGAGTCCTTCGTCCCCAACGACGTGCGCATGGACCCGCAGGACGGGCAGCTCCTGGTCATCACCGGCCCGAACATGGCGGGCAAGAGCACCGTGATGCGGCAGGTGGCGCTCACGGCGCTGATGGCGCAGGCGGGCTCGTTCGTTCCCGCGAAGTCGGCGCGCATCGGCCTGTGTGACCGCATCTTCACGCGCGTGGGCGCGGCGGACAACCTGGCGCGCGGGCAGTCCACCTTCATGGTGGAGATGACCGAGACCAGCCACATCCTCCACCACGCCACGCGCAAGAGCCTCATCATCCTGGATGAGATTGGCCGAGGCACGTCGACCTTCGACGGCCTCTCCATCGCGTGGGCCGTGGCGGAGCACCTGCACGACCACGTGAGCGCGCGCACGCTGTTCGCCACGCACTACCACGAGCTGGTGGACCTGGCGCGCGAGCGCAGCCGGGTGAAGAACCTGTGCATCGCCGTCAAGGAGCAGGGCGGCAAGGTCATCTTCCTGCGCAAGCTGATTCCCGGTGGAGCCAGCCGCTCCTACGGCATCGAGGTGGCGAAGCTCGCGGGCCTGCCCTCGGAGGTCGTGGGCCGCGCGCGCGAGCTGCTCCAGAACCTGGAGTCGGGAGAGCTGGACGACGCGGGCCGTCCTCGCGTGGCGGTGCGGCAGACGCCGAAGAAGACCTCGGCTCCGGCCCCGGGACAGCTGGGCTTGTTCGGGACGGACCCTGTTCCCGCCGCACCCGCGCTGCCCGCGTCTCACGTGAAGGCCTTGGAGACGCTGAAGTCCGCGGCCATCAACAACCTGACGCCCCTGGATGCGCTGAACCTGCTGGCACGGCTCCAGCGCGAGCTGGACGGAAGCATCGGGTGA
- the nhaA gene encoding Na+/H+ antiporter NhaA: protein METPTNTNAPRPRNPAPVPALFRVAIAPLQAFFRLQASSGILLALCAVVAMVWANSRWASSYVDLFGARLELGVAGSQVSFTFQQLINDGLMTLFFFLVGMEVKRELSSGELRTLSRAMLPLIAAVGGMVVPAGLYAAINAGTPAMAGWAIPMATDIAFAIGCLTLVKARVGHGLVVFLTALAIFDDIGGILVIAMFYGTGLHAEWLLAAAAVVGLLLAFNRFYVRNGLWWLLGGVALWYTMHHGGIHATLAGVVVGLCIPARPTRPGRDVMEELSIYVQGSIAKAEDESMRSAQLLYIEERLEELEPPLNRFEHLWHSWVAYGIVPLFALANSGISLEGMGWADLLAPLPLGIIVGLFVGKQVGIFAFTLAAVKAGVSEMPGGGSLVRLHGVSVVAGIGFTVALFVAGLAFAGQPELLTEAKLGILVGSLLSAVVGYALLRFVAKPVTPA from the coding sequence ATGGAGACACCCACGAACACGAACGCCCCCCGGCCCCGCAACCCGGCGCCCGTGCCCGCTCTCTTCCGGGTCGCCATCGCACCGCTGCAGGCCTTCTTCCGCCTCCAGGCGAGCAGCGGCATCCTCCTGGCGCTCTGCGCCGTGGTGGCCATGGTCTGGGCCAACTCCCGGTGGGCCTCGTCGTATGTCGACCTCTTCGGCGCCCGCCTGGAGCTCGGCGTGGCAGGCTCGCAGGTCTCGTTCACTTTCCAGCAGCTCATCAACGATGGCTTGATGACGCTGTTCTTCTTCCTGGTCGGCATGGAGGTCAAGCGAGAGCTGAGCTCCGGTGAGCTGCGCACGTTGTCGCGCGCGATGCTCCCGCTCATCGCCGCGGTGGGAGGCATGGTGGTGCCCGCGGGGCTCTACGCGGCCATCAACGCGGGCACTCCCGCCATGGCGGGCTGGGCCATCCCCATGGCCACGGACATCGCCTTCGCCATCGGCTGCCTCACGCTGGTCAAGGCGCGCGTGGGCCACGGGCTGGTCGTCTTCCTCACGGCGCTGGCCATCTTCGACGACATCGGCGGCATCCTCGTCATCGCGATGTTCTACGGCACCGGCCTCCACGCGGAGTGGCTGCTCGCGGCCGCCGCGGTGGTGGGGCTCCTGTTGGCCTTCAACCGCTTCTACGTCCGCAACGGCCTGTGGTGGCTCCTGGGCGGCGTGGCGCTCTGGTACACGATGCACCACGGGGGCATCCACGCGACGCTCGCGGGCGTGGTGGTGGGCCTGTGCATTCCAGCACGCCCCACGCGCCCGGGCCGGGACGTGATGGAGGAGCTGTCCATCTACGTCCAGGGCAGCATCGCGAAGGCCGAGGACGAGTCGATGCGGAGCGCGCAGCTGCTCTACATCGAGGAGCGGCTGGAGGAGCTGGAGCCGCCCCTCAACCGCTTCGAGCACCTGTGGCACTCGTGGGTGGCCTACGGAATCGTTCCCCTGTTCGCGCTGGCCAACTCGGGCATCTCGCTGGAGGGCATGGGCTGGGCGGACCTGCTGGCGCCGCTGCCGCTGGGCATCATCGTGGGCCTCTTCGTGGGCAAGCAGGTGGGCATCTTCGCCTTCACGCTGGCGGCAGTGAAGGCGGGGGTCTCCGAGATGCCCGGTGGAGGCAGCCTGGTGCGACTGCATGGCGTGTCCGTGGTGGCCGGCATCGGCTTCACGGTGGCGCTGTTCGTCGCGGGGCTGGCCTTCGCGGGGCAGCCGGAGCTGCTCACGGAGGCGAAGCTGGGCATCCTGGTGGGCTCGCTGTTGTCGGCGGTGGTGGGCTATGCCTTGCTTCGGTTCGTGGCGAAGCCCGTGACACCGGCGTAA
- a CDS encoding DUF1772 domain-containing protein: MLDTVIPTLTWAAAVGCGLMAGVFFAFSTFVMKGLERLPAAQGIAAMQAINVAAVSGLFLGVLMLTALVCAGLAVSSGWTWGTEATRWRLLGCAAYLIGGFVVTAAFNVPRNNLLAALQADSPGAALDWARYLSEWTAWNHVRTVACLAAAVLLVRSLR, from the coding sequence ATGCTCGACACCGTGATTCCCACCCTGACCTGGGCGGCGGCCGTTGGCTGCGGCTTGATGGCGGGGGTCTTCTTCGCCTTCTCGACCTTCGTGATGAAGGGGCTGGAGCGGCTGCCCGCCGCCCAGGGCATCGCCGCCATGCAGGCCATCAACGTCGCCGCGGTGTCGGGCTTGTTCCTGGGAGTGTTAATGCTCACCGCGCTGGTCTGCGCGGGGCTGGCCGTGTCCTCGGGCTGGACGTGGGGCACGGAGGCCACGCGCTGGCGGCTCCTGGGGTGCGCGGCCTATCTCATCGGCGGCTTCGTGGTGACGGCGGCGTTCAACGTCCCGCGCAACAACCTGCTGGCCGCGCTGCAGGCGGACAGCCCCGGCGCCGCGCTCGACTGGGCGCGGTACCTGTCGGAGTGGACGGCCTGGAACCACGTCCGGACGGTGGCGTGCCTGGCGGCGGCGGTGCTCCTGGTCCGCTCGCTGCGCTGA
- a CDS encoding ABC1 kinase family protein: protein MILQDLNRVRQITVIAARHGFGEVLERAGLWRILGRKEKVEVSPEAQRASTARRFRMLLNDLGPTFVKLGQVLSTRADLLPAEFIDELSLLQDNVDPIPLEQIHAQIRDSLGKDAKELFKQIDEVPLAAASIAQVHRAVTLEGDEVVVKVQRPGIAANIDSDLAVLRNLARLLEAVVEETGIYTPTGIVDEFDRAIHEELDFVNEATNIRAFLENHRERPYLKIPKVYSSLSSRTVLTLEFIRGVKINQAELSDEDRKTIAQHILEASFRQLFDDGLFHGDPHPGNLLLLEGNRLALLDFGIVGRLSRPMQETLVMLCLAVALKDSDSVARILYRVGVPDARANLVGFRNDIEGILGQHLPTTLGQVDTRSLLRDLLDLAVKYRIRIPKEYAILSRASVSTEGMLRSLYPEMNIIEVVLPYAKELLAGRYDPMQLQGGLMRTLLRLQSMAADLPTQLSQILLDMESGKFTVTVRADQFEKLNENLRSAAVIAFMGLCACGFIVGAFISFAPKPWMYGNIPVMGAVGIALAAGLFGAAITWYLFGGRGLGKVRLSRFLKAPKRK, encoded by the coding sequence GTGATTCTCCAGGACCTCAATCGTGTGCGGCAGATCACCGTCATCGCGGCTCGCCATGGCTTTGGCGAGGTCCTGGAGCGCGCGGGCCTCTGGCGCATCCTGGGACGCAAGGAGAAGGTGGAGGTGTCGCCGGAGGCGCAGCGAGCGTCCACGGCACGGCGCTTCCGGATGCTCCTGAACGACCTGGGGCCCACGTTCGTCAAGCTGGGCCAGGTGCTGTCCACCCGGGCGGACCTCCTGCCCGCGGAGTTCATCGACGAGCTGTCGCTGCTCCAGGACAACGTGGACCCCATTCCGCTGGAGCAGATCCACGCGCAGATTCGCGACTCGTTGGGCAAGGACGCGAAGGAGCTGTTCAAGCAGATTGACGAAGTGCCGCTGGCCGCGGCCTCCATCGCCCAGGTGCACCGCGCGGTGACGCTGGAGGGGGATGAGGTGGTGGTGAAGGTCCAGCGGCCGGGCATCGCCGCGAACATCGACTCCGACCTCGCGGTGCTGCGCAACCTGGCGCGGCTGTTGGAGGCGGTGGTCGAGGAGACGGGCATCTACACGCCCACCGGCATCGTCGACGAGTTCGACCGGGCGATTCACGAGGAGCTCGACTTCGTCAACGAGGCGACCAACATCCGGGCGTTCCTGGAGAACCACCGGGAGCGGCCCTACCTCAAGATTCCCAAGGTGTACTCGTCGCTGTCGAGCCGCACGGTGCTCACGCTGGAGTTCATCCGCGGGGTGAAGATCAACCAGGCGGAGCTCTCCGACGAGGACCGGAAGACGATTGCGCAGCACATCCTCGAGGCGAGCTTCCGGCAGCTCTTCGACGATGGGTTGTTCCACGGAGACCCGCACCCCGGGAACCTGCTGCTGCTGGAGGGCAACCGGCTGGCGCTGCTCGACTTCGGAATCGTGGGGCGGCTGTCGAGACCGATGCAGGAGACGCTGGTGATGCTGTGCCTGGCGGTGGCGCTGAAGGACAGCGACTCGGTGGCGCGCATCCTCTACCGGGTGGGAGTGCCCGACGCGCGGGCCAACCTGGTGGGGTTCCGCAACGACATCGAGGGCATCCTGGGGCAGCACCTGCCGACGACGTTAGGCCAGGTGGATACACGCTCCCTGCTGAGGGACCTGTTGGACCTGGCGGTGAAGTACCGCATCCGGATTCCCAAGGAGTACGCAATCTTGAGCCGGGCCTCGGTGTCCACCGAGGGCATGCTGCGCAGCCTGTACCCCGAGATGAACATCATCGAGGTGGTGCTGCCCTACGCGAAGGAGCTGCTCGCGGGCCGGTATGACCCGATGCAGTTGCAGGGCGGACTGATGCGGACGCTCTTGCGGCTTCAGTCGATGGCGGCGGACCTGCCGACCCAGCTGTCGCAGATCCTCCTCGACATGGAGTCCGGCAAGTTCACCGTGACGGTGCGAGCGGACCAGTTCGAGAAGCTGAACGAGAACCTGCGCAGCGCCGCCGTGATTGCGTTCATGGGGCTGTGCGCCTGTGGCTTCATCGTGGGCGCGTTCATCTCGTTCGCCCCCAAGCCGTGGATGTACGGGAACATCCCGGTGATGGGCGCCGTGGGCATCGCCCTGGCCGCGGGCCTCTTTGGCGCGGCCATCACTTGGTACCTCTTCGGCGGACGCGGACTGGGCAAGGTGCGCCTGAGCCGGTTCCTGAAGGCACCGAAGCGGAAGTAG
- a CDS encoding DUF3592 domain-containing protein: MQLAIPHAPRKVRLTQVPGAMGRLARDAVLGLLFMALLGAAATWAGRFFVEEHGFAARAEEVDGVVVATRLPPRHARDGAEGTLEVLYTFQEVEHSVSGVPTFAEFAEGLGKGAAVKLLVDPAAPDRPREAGYARTRASRMGWMPWGLAVGALVAVALFTREARRLVRSEVEPLRLGALVWLTPDGPLPDAKGEVAFPAHYFRQDVKMEVRARVRPGRAPVRNGAKVLAAVVPREPGWARVIDQDLAGVLGWLR, translated from the coding sequence ATGCAACTGGCCATTCCGCATGCACCCCGGAAGGTGCGACTGACGCAGGTTCCCGGCGCGATGGGGCGACTCGCGCGAGACGCCGTGCTGGGCCTGCTCTTCATGGCGCTCCTCGGGGCCGCGGCCACCTGGGCGGGGCGCTTCTTCGTCGAGGAGCACGGCTTCGCCGCTCGCGCCGAGGAGGTCGACGGCGTGGTGGTCGCCACGCGCCTTCCTCCCCGCCATGCACGAGACGGCGCGGAGGGGACCCTGGAGGTGCTCTACACCTTCCAGGAGGTGGAGCACTCCGTGTCCGGCGTGCCGACCTTCGCGGAGTTCGCGGAGGGGCTCGGGAAGGGGGCGGCGGTGAAGCTGCTCGTGGACCCGGCGGCTCCGGACCGTCCTCGCGAGGCGGGCTATGCGCGCACGCGGGCCTCGAGGATGGGGTGGATGCCCTGGGGCCTGGCCGTGGGGGCCCTGGTGGCGGTGGCCTTGTTCACCCGGGAGGCTCGGCGGTTGGTTCGCTCCGAGGTGGAGCCGCTGCGGCTGGGCGCCTTGGTGTGGCTGACGCCGGACGGGCCTCTGCCGGATGCGAAGGGGGAGGTGGCCTTCCCGGCGCACTACTTCCGGCAGGACGTCAAGATGGAGGTCCGCGCGCGGGTGCGTCCCGGACGGGCGCCGGTGCGCAATGGCGCGAAGGTGCTCGCGGCGGTGGTGCCTCGGGAGCCGGGCTGGGCGCGCGTCATCGACCAGGACCTCGCGGGCGTGCTGGGGTGGCTGCGCTGA
- a CDS encoding NAD(P)H-binding protein has product MLTVMGATGNTGKKVVELLLAAGQQVRALGRSEPRLGALAAQGAEVLAGDPGDAAFLTRAFRGASAVYVMLPADRESPDYHEAQRAKGEAIIQALRESGVRHVVALSSLGADQPEGTGLLVTLHAQEERLKALENTNILLLRPASFFENFLDALPIIQHQGINADAVEPDHAIPMIASRDIAEVAARALVQRDWSGIVVRELLGQRDLSYREATRIFGARLGRPELDYVQLPPEEMRQAMVQAGMSETFAGLYVQMTQAFNEDRVQPRAGRTADNTTPTRFEDFVAGLALDSANP; this is encoded by the coding sequence ATGTTGACGGTGATGGGTGCGACGGGAAACACGGGCAAGAAGGTCGTGGAGCTGTTGCTGGCGGCGGGCCAGCAGGTGCGCGCGCTGGGGCGTTCGGAGCCGCGGCTCGGGGCGCTCGCGGCCCAGGGCGCGGAGGTCCTCGCGGGAGATCCTGGTGATGCCGCGTTCCTCACGCGCGCCTTCCGAGGCGCCAGCGCGGTGTACGTGATGCTCCCCGCGGACCGCGAGTCGCCGGACTACCACGAGGCTCAGCGAGCCAAGGGCGAAGCCATCATCCAGGCCCTCCGCGAGAGTGGCGTGCGCCACGTCGTCGCGCTGAGCAGCCTGGGCGCGGACCAGCCGGAGGGCACCGGCCTGCTCGTCACGCTGCATGCCCAGGAGGAACGACTGAAGGCGCTCGAGAACACGAACATCCTGCTGCTGCGTCCTGCGTCCTTCTTCGAGAACTTCCTGGACGCCCTGCCCATCATCCAGCACCAGGGCATCAACGCGGATGCCGTCGAGCCGGACCACGCCATCCCGATGATTGCGTCCCGAGACATCGCCGAGGTCGCGGCACGAGCCCTCGTCCAGCGCGACTGGAGCGGCATCGTCGTCCGGGAGCTGCTCGGACAGCGTGACTTGAGCTACCGCGAGGCCACCCGGATTTTCGGGGCTCGCCTGGGACGACCGGAACTCGACTATGTCCAGCTTCCCCCCGAGGAGATGCGCCAGGCGATGGTCCAGGCCGGAATGTCCGAGACCTTCGCCGGGCTCTATGTCCAGATGACCCAGGCCTTCAACGAGGACCGGGTCCAACCTCGCGCGGGCAGGACGGCCGACAACACCACGCCCACGCGCTTCGAGGACTTCGTGGCCGGGCTCGCGCTCGACTCCGCGAACCCCTGA
- a CDS encoding glutathione peroxidase, whose product MSNLYDIPLKAIDGAPATLGKFKGKVLLVVNVASKCGLTPQYAGLEKLFEQKHAQGLEVLGFPANNFLGQEPGTEAEIQQFCDLNYAVKFPLFSKISVAGEDKHPLYAALTRAIPDATGEGPMRQRLKGFGIEANPAPEVQWNFEKFLIGRDGRVAARFAPDVTAEDPRLVQAIDAELAKTA is encoded by the coding sequence ATGAGCAACCTCTACGACATCCCCCTGAAGGCCATCGACGGCGCCCCCGCGACGCTGGGCAAGTTCAAGGGCAAGGTGCTGCTGGTCGTGAACGTGGCCTCCAAGTGTGGCCTGACGCCGCAGTACGCGGGACTCGAGAAGCTCTTCGAGCAGAAGCACGCCCAGGGCCTCGAGGTCCTCGGCTTCCCGGCCAACAACTTCCTGGGCCAGGAGCCCGGGACCGAGGCGGAGATTCAGCAGTTCTGCGACCTCAACTACGCCGTGAAGTTCCCCCTGTTCTCGAAGATCTCCGTCGCGGGTGAGGACAAGCACCCGCTCTACGCCGCCCTCACCCGCGCCATCCCCGATGCGACGGGCGAAGGTCCCATGCGCCAGCGCCTCAAGGGATTCGGCATCGAGGCCAACCCGGCTCCGGAAGTGCAATGGAACTTCGAGAAGTTCCTTATCGGCCGTGATGGCCGCGTCGCCGCCCGCTTTGCTCCCGATGTGACGGCCGAGGACCCGCGCCTCGTCCAGGCCATCGACGCGGAGCTGGCGAAGACCGCGTGA
- a CDS encoding DUF2267 domain-containing protein, with product MAHETELPLNITPVKERDESLDLQAFLDEIGNSREVLVNKLKAREAAHAVLCTLARRLSDGEDVKLMRALGSDIGEIVGECTILRGPSHARRMHRDEFIADVADHLKIPVDQAFRVMTVVFTAVRDRIPEDEVAAVASQLPADLADSFRRPV from the coding sequence ATGGCGCACGAGACGGAGCTTCCTCTCAACATCACTCCCGTGAAGGAGCGCGACGAGTCCCTCGACCTCCAGGCGTTCCTGGACGAGATCGGCAACAGTCGAGAGGTGCTGGTCAACAAGCTGAAGGCGCGCGAGGCGGCACATGCGGTGCTGTGCACGTTGGCGAGGCGCTTGTCGGACGGTGAGGACGTGAAGCTGATGCGCGCGTTGGGGAGCGACATCGGCGAAATCGTCGGAGAGTGCACCATCCTCCGGGGTCCCTCGCACGCGCGCCGCATGCACCGCGATGAGTTCATCGCGGATGTGGCGGACCACTTGAAGATTCCCGTGGACCAGGCGTTCCGGGTGATGACGGTGGTCTTCACCGCGGTGCGGGACAGGATTCCCGAGGACGAGGTGGCCGCCGTGGCTTCGCAGCTCCCGGCGGACCTCGCGGACAGCTTCCGCCGCCCCGTCTAG
- a CDS encoding N-acetylmuramoyl-L-alanine amidase encodes MCPRLLLALPLLLLLVPGTVGAAKRDEAEAAYQGARRAYYTLKDDSARRKLRHHWLNVVHKFQAVAKSHPKSERAPDALFTAGELLQELSRISFVEEDLKAAIADYEKLRTEYPKHRLADDAALALARIHVHRLDHPEDARRVLADTLSGNSKGDQVKEMKALLASLPAPKGAPVAAPVPSRKPTAPAKATSVQDEKGTAVARAEPPPEKPASALVGAIEKLAREPSPMIPRLDPNVPANGASSGEGKGLDEAVATALAAKERDSKAEPSKAPAAVASKTSETPAEPVRTAAAEPKSHPEVAPAKTSTPARVEPEPVQVAAVTRKNTEPPAAVEPPKPVTRPVDDEVAQARLKAVAKQSRRAELTLAEQLGLKVRRVVIDPGHGGHDSGAIGKEGTREKEVALSISLKLAEELRERGLEVVLTREDDRFIRLEDRAKFANTERGDLFISIHCNAATSRKLRGIETYTLNTSADRYSIRLAARENATSEKGISDLQFILADLATKANTEESSRLASQVQRSLVTELSTKYSDIKGLGHKEALFYVLLGVKMPAILVETAFLSNLEEEKRLASGAYQTDVAKAIAHGVEEFLGDRRRVAKVD; translated from the coding sequence ATGTGCCCACGCCTTTTGCTCGCACTGCCCCTGTTGCTGTTGCTCGTTCCGGGCACGGTGGGCGCAGCGAAGCGGGATGAGGCGGAAGCGGCCTACCAGGGCGCGCGTCGCGCGTACTACACGCTCAAGGACGACTCGGCCCGGCGCAAGCTGCGTCACCACTGGCTCAACGTGGTGCACAAGTTCCAGGCGGTGGCGAAGAGCCACCCCAAGTCCGAGCGCGCGCCGGATGCCCTCTTCACCGCGGGCGAGCTGCTCCAGGAGCTCAGCCGCATCTCCTTCGTCGAGGAGGACCTCAAGGCGGCCATCGCCGACTACGAGAAGCTGCGCACGGAGTACCCGAAGCACCGGCTGGCGGATGACGCCGCGCTGGCGCTCGCGCGCATCCATGTCCACCGGCTGGACCACCCCGAGGATGCTCGCCGCGTCCTGGCCGACACGCTGAGCGGCAACAGCAAGGGCGACCAGGTGAAGGAGATGAAGGCGCTGCTGGCCTCGCTCCCCGCGCCGAAGGGGGCTCCCGTCGCCGCGCCCGTGCCGTCTCGAAAGCCCACGGCTCCCGCGAAGGCGACGTCGGTGCAGGACGAGAAGGGCACCGCGGTGGCTCGCGCCGAGCCTCCCCCGGAGAAGCCCGCGTCCGCGTTGGTGGGCGCCATCGAGAAGCTCGCCCGCGAGCCGTCCCCCATGATTCCCCGCCTGGACCCGAACGTTCCCGCGAACGGCGCGTCGTCGGGCGAGGGCAAGGGCCTGGACGAAGCGGTCGCGACGGCGCTGGCGGCGAAGGAGCGCGACTCGAAGGCGGAGCCGTCCAAGGCACCCGCCGCCGTGGCGTCGAAGACCTCCGAGACCCCCGCCGAGCCCGTGCGCACGGCCGCCGCCGAGCCGAAGTCCCACCCCGAGGTGGCGCCTGCGAAGACGTCCACGCCCGCCCGGGTGGAGCCCGAGCCCGTCCAGGTCGCGGCCGTGACGCGCAAGAACACCGAGCCCCCCGCGGCGGTCGAGCCGCCGAAGCCCGTCACGCGTCCGGTGGATGATGAAGTGGCGCAGGCGCGGCTGAAGGCGGTGGCGAAGCAGTCGCGCCGCGCCGAGCTGACGCTGGCCGAGCAGCTGGGCCTCAAGGTCCGCCGCGTGGTCATCGACCCGGGCCATGGCGGACACGACTCGGGTGCCATCGGCAAGGAGGGGACTCGGGAGAAGGAAGTGGCGCTCTCCATCTCGCTCAAGCTGGCGGAGGAGCTGCGTGAGCGCGGGCTGGAGGTGGTGCTGACGCGTGAGGATGATCGCTTCATCCGGCTGGAGGACCGCGCGAAGTTCGCCAACACGGAGCGCGGGGACCTGTTCATCTCCATCCACTGCAACGCGGCGACGAGCCGGAAGCTGCGCGGCATCGAGACCTACACCCTCAACACGTCCGCGGACCGCTACTCCATCCGCCTGGCCGCTCGTGAGAACGCGACGTCCGAGAAGGGCATCAGCGACCTCCAGTTCATCCTGGCGGACCTGGCGACGAAGGCGAACACGGAGGAGTCCTCGCGGCTGGCGAGCCAGGTGCAGCGCAGCCTGGTGACGGAGCTGTCGACGAAGTACTCGGACATCAAGGGCCTGGGACACAAAGAGGCCCTGTTCTACGTGCTCCTGGGCGTGAAGATGCCGGCCATCCTGGTGGAGACCGCGTTCCTCTCCAACCTGGAAGAGGAGAAGCGGCTGGCCTCGGGCGCGTACCAGACGGATGTCGCCAAGGCGATTGCCCACGGTGTGGAGGAGTTCCTGGGCGACCGCCGTCGTGTCGCGAAGGTCGACTGA